ATAGGCTGCGACAGTCTTTAAAAAATAGTAAATGGGCGATGGCTGCCAGGTTATATTATGGGCAATAAGGTACCCAAAAGCAAGAATAACAACATATACCACGGTAGCAACAATTGCCGTACTTGCGCATCGCAGGACGATTTTATTAGTGAATTCGGATCTAAAGGCTTTAATCTTCAATTTTATAACCCACCCCCCATACTGTTTTAATGTATTTGGGATGCTCCGTACTGTCCTGCATTTTTTCCCTTAAATGCCGGATATGAACCATTACGGTATTATTGCTGTTGGAAAAATACCTATCGCCCCATACTTCCTGAAATAATTCTTCCGAACTGACCACACGCCCCCGGTTAGACGCCAGTACCCATAAAATAGAAAACTCTGTCGGGGTAAGGGAAAGGGACTTTTCGTTCAATATACATTCATGTTTTTCTTTGTTTAGCACCAGGCTTGAAAATACTATAGTGTTCTCTTCCTGCCTGGCTTCAGCCGAATTATATTTTTTGAATCTTCGTAACTGGGCTTTAACCCTTGCAACCA
The Oxobacter pfennigii genome window above contains:
- the vanR gene encoding VanR-ABDEGLN family response regulator transcription factor, translating into MPANILVVDDEQSIADLIEVYLKSESYNVLKFYNGRDALQCIDEENIDLAILDVMLPDINGFSICQQIREKHNFPVIMLTAKDEEIDKITGLTLGADDYITKPFRPLEMVARVKAQLRRFKKYNSAEARQEENTIVFSSLVLNKEKHECILNEKSLSLTPTEFSILWVLASNRGRVVSSEELFQEVWGDRYFSNSNNTVMVHIRHLREKMQDSTEHPKYIKTVWGVGYKIED